One window of Camelus dromedarius isolate mCamDro1 chromosome 18, mCamDro1.pat, whole genome shotgun sequence genomic DNA carries:
- the C18H20orf202 gene encoding uncharacterized protein C20orf202 homolog, which translates to MKTAEEPTSSLGQTLEWLRKELAEMQVQDQRLLLTLRHLHSVLEELRTESAHWEDARSSGGTSPIRARAGSEGRGRQPSSFRGLAHLFQGVDSRRSSLP; encoded by the exons ATGAAAACAGCAGAAGAGCCGACTTCAAGTCTTGGGCAGACCCTGGAGTGGCTGAGAAAGGAGCTG GCTGAGATGCAGGTCCAAGACCAGAGACTCCTGCTCACGCTGAGGCATCTTCACAGTGTCCTGGAGGAGCTGCGTACAgagagtgcccactgggaggaCGCCAGGTCCAGTGGAGGGACCTCCCCCATCAGAGCTCGAGCAGGCTCTGAAGGCAGGGGCCGCCAGCCCTCCTCCTTCAGGGGCCTGGCCCATCTCTTCCAAGGGGTAGACAGCAGACGCAGCTCCCTCCCTTAA